A stretch of Aerococcus christensenii DNA encodes these proteins:
- the uvrA gene encoding excinuclease ABC subunit UvrA, which translates to MKEEIVVRGARSHNLKGIDVTIPRNQFVVITGLSGSGKSSLAFDTLYAEGQRRYVESLSAFARQFLGNVKRADVDSIEGLSPAISIDQKTTNRNPRSTVGTITEVNDYLRLLYARVGHPVCPTDHRPIESQSLDQMLERVLALPERSRLQILAPVVYGKKGQHKRLLEKIQQLGYVRVRIDGELCDIGDLPPLNKAQKHNIDVVVDRIVLKEGIRARLADSLETALRLTEGYALVDVIEGEEILFSEHYACPLCGFTVGKIEPRLFSFNAPFGRCPECDGIGSKMKVNKAAVVPDPSKTLEEGALVPWNSKSSGFYPAMLQQACEAFHIPKDQPFEKLTEGQQQLLLYGSEDDQVFHFQYANDFGKVTDKNMPFEGVMTNVARRYQQTVSHRMREVMGRYMAELPCVSCQGKRLNARALSVKVEGKDISEVTALSIGQVIQFLTTLHLTKQDEHIAHPILEELQARLHFLEEVGLDYLTLDRSAGTLSGGEAQRIRLATQIGSNLSGIMYVLDEPSIGLHQRDNDRLIKSLKRMRDLGNTLIVVEHDEETMRASDYLIDMGPGAGEHGGEVVASGTPEEVAKSSESLTGQYLSGKLQIEVPTSRRPHDKGWLHVRKAQENNLKGIDVDFPLGCFNVISGVSGSGKSTLVNEIIKKYLLRELNHAQVFPGKVQSIEGFEDLDKVIAIDQSPIGRTPRSNPATYTSVFDDIRDLFAQTNEAKLRGYQKGRFSFNTKGGRCEACKGDGIVKVEMNFLPDIFVPCEVCKGTRYNAETLEVRYKEKNIAEVLDLKIEEALEFFKAIPRIQRKLQAIVDVGLGYVTLGQPAPTLSGGEAQRMKLASELQRVATGRTLYILDEPTTGLHVHDIKRLLAVLQRLVEEGNTVLVIEHNLDVIKSADYVVDLGPEGGEKGGSLLVQGTPEEVSQVAASYTGQYLKPLLTSSSHKKKA; encoded by the coding sequence TTGAAAGAAGAGATTGTCGTGCGGGGAGCACGGTCACATAATTTGAAGGGAATTGATGTGACTATTCCTAGAAATCAATTTGTAGTGATTACGGGTTTATCTGGTTCAGGGAAAAGTTCTCTGGCTTTTGATACCTTATATGCTGAGGGGCAGAGACGCTATGTGGAAAGTTTATCTGCTTTTGCACGCCAATTTTTAGGAAATGTCAAACGAGCGGATGTGGATAGTATTGAAGGATTGAGTCCAGCAATTTCGATTGATCAGAAGACGACGAATCGCAATCCGCGTTCGACGGTTGGAACGATTACAGAAGTTAACGATTATTTACGGTTGCTTTACGCCCGTGTAGGTCATCCAGTATGCCCAACAGATCATCGGCCCATTGAAAGTCAATCTTTGGATCAGATGTTAGAGAGAGTATTGGCTTTACCTGAACGTAGTCGACTTCAGATTTTAGCACCTGTTGTGTACGGAAAGAAAGGCCAACATAAGCGCCTTTTAGAAAAAATCCAACAATTAGGCTATGTGAGAGTTCGAATTGATGGTGAATTATGTGATATAGGAGATTTGCCTCCCTTAAATAAGGCACAAAAACATAATATTGATGTGGTGGTAGATCGTATTGTGCTCAAAGAAGGGATTCGCGCCCGACTCGCTGATTCTTTAGAAACGGCGCTTCGACTAACAGAAGGCTATGCCTTAGTAGATGTGATTGAGGGAGAAGAGATCCTTTTTTCTGAACACTATGCTTGTCCTTTATGTGGATTTACAGTTGGAAAAATAGAGCCGCGTTTGTTTTCATTTAATGCGCCGTTTGGGAGATGTCCAGAATGTGATGGCATTGGTTCAAAAATGAAGGTGAATAAAGCCGCGGTTGTCCCAGATCCTTCAAAGACTTTAGAGGAGGGAGCTTTAGTTCCTTGGAATTCTAAATCGAGCGGATTTTATCCGGCGATGTTGCAGCAAGCCTGTGAGGCTTTTCATATTCCAAAGGATCAGCCTTTTGAAAAATTAACAGAAGGCCAGCAGCAACTGTTGTTATATGGGTCAGAGGATGATCAGGTATTTCATTTCCAATATGCGAATGATTTTGGCAAGGTGACTGATAAGAATATGCCTTTCGAAGGGGTGATGACAAATGTCGCTCGCCGATATCAACAGACCGTCAGCCATCGGATGCGGGAAGTGATGGGACGGTATATGGCAGAACTCCCTTGTGTGTCTTGTCAGGGAAAGAGATTAAATGCAAGGGCTTTATCGGTAAAAGTAGAAGGAAAAGATATCTCTGAAGTTACTGCCTTATCGATTGGACAAGTGATTCAATTCTTAACGACTTTACATTTAACTAAGCAAGATGAACACATTGCCCATCCTATTTTAGAAGAGTTGCAAGCCCGGTTGCATTTCTTGGAAGAAGTAGGCTTGGATTACTTGACTTTGGATCGTTCAGCAGGCACTCTCTCAGGAGGAGAGGCTCAAAGAATTCGATTAGCTACGCAGATTGGATCTAATTTATCAGGAATTATGTATGTCTTAGATGAACCCTCTATTGGTTTGCATCAAAGGGATAATGATCGCTTAATTAAGTCTTTGAAACGGATGAGAGACTTAGGCAACACTTTGATTGTGGTGGAACATGACGAGGAGACCATGCGGGCGAGTGATTATTTAATTGATATGGGGCCAGGCGCGGGAGAACACGGAGGAGAAGTGGTTGCTTCTGGAACACCGGAAGAAGTGGCTAAGTCTTCCGAATCTTTAACGGGACAATACCTCAGCGGCAAGCTCCAAATAGAAGTTCCTACAAGTAGACGCCCTCATGATAAAGGCTGGTTACATGTTCGAAAAGCTCAAGAAAACAACCTTAAGGGAATAGATGTTGACTTTCCTTTGGGATGTTTCAATGTCATTAGTGGGGTATCCGGTTCAGGAAAATCGACCTTAGTCAATGAAATTATTAAAAAGTACCTACTAAGAGAATTGAATCATGCGCAAGTTTTCCCAGGGAAAGTCCAGTCCATTGAAGGCTTTGAGGATTTAGATAAAGTGATCGCTATCGATCAGAGTCCTATCGGCCGAACACCAAGATCTAATCCAGCAACTTATACGAGCGTTTTTGACGACATTCGAGATTTGTTTGCTCAAACCAATGAAGCCAAATTGCGTGGCTATCAAAAAGGTCGCTTTAGTTTTAATACGAAGGGGGGCCGATGTGAAGCTTGCAAGGGAGATGGAATTGTAAAGGTTGAGATGAATTTCTTGCCGGATATCTTTGTCCCTTGTGAAGTCTGCAAAGGGACGCGGTATAATGCAGAAACTTTGGAAGTCCGCTATAAGGAAAAGAATATTGCGGAAGTATTGGATTTAAAAATTGAAGAAGCTTTGGAATTCTTTAAAGCAATCCCTAGAATTCAACGCAAATTGCAAGCGATTGTCGATGTGGGGCTAGGCTATGTCACCTTGGGACAACCTGCGCCTACTTTGTCTGGGGGAGAAGCTCAAAGAATGAAATTGGCGAGTGAATTACAACGTGTAGCGACCGGACGGACCTTGTATATTTTGGATGAACCGACGACAGGTCTCCATGTCCATGATATTAAACGATTGCTAGCAGTTTTACAGCGCTTGGTAGAAGAAGGAAACACGGTTTTGGTGATTGAACATAATTTGGATGTGATCAAATCGGCAGATTATGTTGTAGATTTAGGCCCAGAAGGTGGCGAAAAAGGCGGCAGCTTACTTGTTCAAGGGACACCAGAGGAAGTCAGTCAAGTAGCTGCTTCTTATACCGGTCAGTATTTGAAACCTTTACTCACTTCATCTTCTCATAAGAAGAAAGCGTAG
- a CDS encoding SbcC/MukB-like Walker B domain-containing protein — MRLASLELNAFGSYRQKTILRFDRVSSYGLFMISGDTGAGKTTIFDALIYGLYGVASGSSREVRELKSRYATDQDLAYVRVTFMQGTHQYEIYRQPSQQGPSAVKGRSKKYPSEIIEVMCDGQLIKGKNKELNQKIEKILGLSKDQFTQIVLLPQGEFKTLLEASSREKEALFRKIFHTEKLNVFQGNLKEDYNSIKQDLTALQKQMTLVSDHLKTILQESSSQGKVGENLETLFDQATTSLGQEQEKKEKLQATLDDLLQTCNYKEKCLQILEEAAKIQSDSLTLDEKKEWYQEENRRYQIYQNTQALYQRLREKERVEKEEEGLQADLQKWKQRQERHEVAQAEQRKDKQAWGDRLESLPQLEQEEKRWQEDLRQWEAYHDESLEVGKLDQLLQGDEEEATKLQETLAVYQQQMKNWDQSLQQLEEQEQLSRTLPLSLQEARSTCQTLDEELQAYYEAITDQKKYQKSLELFQQKEVNFKQEAQKYVRLKQIYQRNLAGIMAEDLTEGEPCQVCGSRTHPRPAQLVEETVRAENVDQAERRMKEAQVAYQEQAEVLQRLKGRVESKSFSKSEEEIKKDQEQAWKAVENIEEKIQQAQKGVQERKKLEAAYQRLQEEAKTCQQRYERLQGQSQARREEKDRKYAHLMTLKKKLSGEGRQSLQDKLLQVQTQKKLYLDKKEALQNKDHTLAKEEVVLKAQKDYLDQALSFNRDTQLSFAQDISKGLKKVKLQEEEVKALHELTEDWAAVERSLSAYSHQVYELEQRQKINQKSLQDYHVQGTLATYQEELGQDRKKVSQLKGQVDQAEHFIIRLEEALKQFHHLQATYHGQEKAYGQLKTLSEVANGELNQSQRISFERYFLGVYFDRILERANRHFYRMTSGQYLFRRADEKIGGNQAKGLNLNVYDAYSASERSVHSLSGGESFQAALSLALGLSDIIQEQAGVVEVGMLFIDEGFGTLDQENLQKAMDTLVDLHQQSGRLIGLISHREELKQELPVQLQVQMTPQGSCCRWVGLDS; from the coding sequence ATGCGACTAGCCAGTTTAGAATTGAATGCTTTTGGATCTTATCGTCAAAAGACTATCCTTCGATTTGATCGGGTGAGCAGTTATGGCTTATTTATGATTAGTGGAGACACCGGAGCGGGAAAGACGACGATTTTCGATGCCTTAATTTACGGTCTGTATGGGGTCGCTAGTGGAAGTTCGCGTGAAGTGCGGGAATTGAAATCTCGTTATGCCACAGATCAGGACTTGGCTTATGTTCGGGTAACTTTTATGCAAGGCACTCATCAATATGAAATCTACCGGCAGCCTAGCCAGCAGGGGCCATCTGCGGTAAAGGGGCGCAGTAAAAAGTATCCAAGTGAAATCATTGAAGTGATGTGTGATGGGCAGCTTATCAAAGGAAAAAATAAAGAGCTCAATCAAAAGATAGAGAAGATTCTGGGGTTGAGTAAGGATCAATTTACCCAGATCGTTTTATTACCCCAAGGAGAATTTAAAACGTTGCTGGAAGCTTCGAGTCGAGAGAAAGAAGCTCTTTTTAGAAAGATCTTTCATACAGAAAAACTCAACGTCTTTCAAGGTAATCTGAAAGAAGATTATAACAGTATTAAACAAGACTTAACCGCTTTACAAAAACAAATGACTTTGGTTAGTGATCATTTGAAAACGATTCTGCAGGAAAGTTCTTCTCAGGGAAAAGTTGGGGAAAATCTGGAAACTTTATTTGATCAAGCAACCACTTCTCTTGGCCAAGAGCAAGAAAAGAAAGAGAAACTTCAAGCAACTTTAGATGACCTTCTCCAAACTTGTAACTATAAAGAAAAATGCCTTCAAATTTTGGAGGAAGCGGCCAAAATTCAGTCAGATTCACTTACTTTAGATGAGAAGAAGGAGTGGTACCAAGAAGAAAACAGGCGCTATCAAATCTATCAAAATACTCAAGCGCTTTACCAACGTTTGAGGGAGAAGGAGAGGGTTGAAAAGGAAGAGGAAGGCTTACAAGCTGATCTTCAAAAGTGGAAGCAACGTCAAGAAAGACATGAGGTCGCCCAGGCTGAGCAAAGGAAGGATAAGCAGGCGTGGGGTGACCGGTTAGAGAGTTTGCCTCAATTAGAACAAGAAGAAAAAAGATGGCAAGAAGACTTGCGTCAATGGGAAGCTTACCATGATGAATCTTTAGAAGTAGGAAAGTTAGATCAGTTACTTCAAGGAGATGAAGAAGAAGCAACAAAGCTTCAAGAAACTTTGGCTGTTTATCAGCAGCAAATGAAAAACTGGGACCAATCACTTCAACAGTTAGAAGAACAAGAGCAGCTGTCTCGCACTTTGCCTCTCTCTCTGCAAGAAGCCCGATCTACTTGTCAGACCTTAGATGAAGAATTACAGGCTTATTACGAAGCAATTACGGATCAAAAAAAATATCAAAAAAGTTTGGAACTTTTTCAACAAAAAGAAGTTAATTTTAAGCAGGAAGCGCAGAAGTATGTCCGATTGAAGCAGATTTACCAGCGGAATTTAGCGGGAATCATGGCGGAAGACTTGACAGAGGGCGAACCTTGTCAGGTATGTGGTAGCCGGACGCATCCACGTCCTGCTCAATTAGTAGAAGAAACAGTGAGAGCGGAGAATGTAGATCAAGCAGAAAGGCGAATGAAAGAAGCGCAAGTAGCTTATCAAGAACAAGCAGAAGTCCTTCAACGCTTGAAAGGAAGAGTAGAGAGTAAAAGTTTTTCTAAAAGCGAAGAAGAAATAAAGAAAGACCAAGAGCAAGCGTGGAAGGCTGTAGAGAATATAGAAGAAAAAATTCAGCAAGCACAGAAAGGCGTTCAAGAACGCAAGAAGTTAGAAGCGGCTTATCAAAGACTTCAAGAAGAAGCGAAGACCTGCCAACAGCGCTATGAGCGTTTGCAAGGGCAAAGTCAAGCAAGACGAGAAGAAAAAGACAGAAAGTATGCGCATTTAATGACTCTAAAGAAGAAGCTATCGGGTGAAGGAAGACAATCCTTACAGGACAAATTGCTCCAAGTTCAAACCCAGAAAAAACTTTATTTGGATAAAAAGGAAGCCTTACAAAATAAGGATCATACGTTAGCAAAAGAAGAAGTCGTTTTAAAGGCACAGAAAGATTATTTGGATCAAGCTTTATCGTTCAATCGAGATACCCAACTTTCTTTCGCTCAGGATATTTCAAAAGGTTTAAAGAAGGTCAAACTCCAGGAAGAAGAAGTGAAAGCTTTACATGAACTGACGGAAGATTGGGCAGCGGTAGAAAGGAGCTTGTCTGCCTATTCGCATCAAGTCTATGAATTAGAGCAACGTCAAAAGATAAATCAAAAATCTCTTCAAGACTATCATGTTCAAGGCACTTTAGCTACTTATCAAGAAGAATTAGGACAAGATCGAAAAAAAGTGAGCCAACTAAAAGGACAAGTGGATCAAGCGGAACATTTTATTATTCGATTGGAGGAAGCCCTTAAACAATTTCATCACTTGCAAGCCACTTACCATGGTCAGGAGAAAGCTTATGGACAATTAAAAACGCTTAGTGAAGTAGCCAATGGGGAATTAAATCAAAGTCAAAGAATTTCTTTTGAACGTTATTTTTTAGGCGTGTATTTTGATCGAATTCTTGAAAGGGCGAATCGCCATTTTTATCGGATGACGAGTGGGCAATATCTGTTTCGTCGAGCAGATGAAAAGATTGGAGGCAATCAGGCGAAGGGATTAAATTTGAACGTTTATGATGCATACAGCGCGAGTGAGCGCAGTGTTCATTCCCTTTCAGGCGGAGAAAGTTTTCAAGCGGCTCTATCTCTCGCTTTGGGATTGAGTGATATCATTCAAGAACAGGCAGGGGTAGTAGAAGTTGGTATGCTTTTTATTGATGAAGGTTTTGGAACTTTGGATCAAGAAAATTTACAAAAAGCCATGGATACCTTGGTTGATTTGCATCAGCAGAGTGGACGCTTAATTGGACTTATTTCTCATCGAGAAGAGTTGAAGCAAGAACTTCCTGTCCAATTACAAGTCCAAATGACGCCTCAGGGAAGTTGCTGCCGTTGGGTAGGATTAGACTCATAA
- a CDS encoding ChbG/HpnK family deacetylase, whose protein sequence is MNLIINGDDFGLSHGCNLAIIDSYTKGIMTSASLMVNMPDTEEAVRMWKKNSALSLGIHLNVTVGMPILEHLNTITQLNGAFNKRILIADQSEINEEELKKECEAQINRFIQLTGKIPDHINSHHGIEAVPGGEKVLQDLAVKYKVPIRELTHISKKEKIYYRTNYEIPHKCCLYPKIQNADELILNFSKESIESNRTYELLGHPGYVDFGLLKKSSLTIGRCIDANLFNNEVIKLWVKQNHIQLISYKELPVKERK, encoded by the coding sequence ATGAATTTAATTATTAATGGAGATGATTTTGGACTTTCTCATGGATGTAATTTAGCCATTATTGATAGCTATACTAAAGGAATTATGACTTCTGCTTCATTGATGGTTAATATGCCGGATACTGAAGAGGCGGTGAGAATGTGGAAAAAGAATTCTGCCTTATCTTTAGGTATCCATTTGAATGTTACAGTTGGAATGCCTATACTCGAACATTTGAATACTATTACTCAGTTGAATGGAGCATTTAATAAGCGAATTTTAATTGCGGATCAATCAGAAATAAATGAAGAAGAGTTAAAAAAAGAATGTGAAGCTCAAATAAATCGCTTTATTCAATTAACAGGCAAGATTCCAGATCATATTAATTCGCATCATGGCATAGAAGCAGTGCCTGGAGGAGAAAAGGTGCTTCAAGATCTAGCCGTGAAATATAAAGTGCCTATTAGAGAATTAACACATATTTCTAAAAAAGAGAAAATATATTATCGCACGAATTACGAAATTCCGCATAAATGTTGTTTATATCCAAAAATACAAAATGCTGATGAGTTAATTTTAAATTTTTCAAAAGAAAGTATTGAGTCTAATCGCACGTATGAGTTATTAGGTCACCCAGGCTATGTAGATTTTGGATTATTAAAAAAATCTAGTTTGACTATTGGTAGATGCATAGATGCCAACCTTTTTAATAATGAAGTTATCAAATTATGGGTAAAACAAAATCATATCCAGCTTATAAGTTACAAAGAGTTACCTGTTAAGGAAAGAAAATAA
- a CDS encoding exonuclease SbcCD subunit D: MKIIHSSDWHLGKIVNERSMLADQIIVFNRLIDEWKTSSADVVIIAGDFYDRSLPNRETVRAADQLLERMMNELSMPVCVMSGNHDAGERIAYGKAAYQKAGVYLAGLPQKQPECVQIGEADIYLLPFSEHGFIREIYKDSSITSLQKAAQKQVEAIRSVWNPDRLNIVVYHGYVTADSLEDERGGLIYSDSERPLSIGMTEYVPLEVFEGFDYVALGHLHGGQKVKSDRVRYSGSPLKYSKSEANHHKHYLEIDLTKTAINVKKCPIQPIHDLRVYATTFEEAMRHKSEDYVYFELEDAHPIHEGMNRLRENYPHVMSLEYPSLYQEEKLQEVTRYLQVEKVMKTPLETFDSFYQEVLGQEITVKQWEYVKKAWEEAEESEGESCD, translated from the coding sequence ATGAAAATCATTCATAGTTCAGATTGGCATTTAGGAAAGATTGTCAATGAACGGTCAATGTTAGCTGATCAAATAATTGTTTTTAATCGACTAATTGATGAATGGAAGACGAGCTCTGCGGATGTGGTTATCATTGCGGGGGATTTTTATGATCGCTCTTTGCCTAATCGTGAGACGGTTAGAGCCGCTGATCAATTGCTGGAGAGAATGATGAATGAATTATCCATGCCAGTGTGTGTCATGAGTGGTAACCATGATGCAGGGGAAAGGATCGCTTATGGAAAAGCTGCCTATCAAAAAGCGGGCGTGTATCTGGCAGGCTTGCCCCAAAAACAACCCGAGTGTGTGCAGATAGGAGAAGCAGATATTTATTTGTTGCCTTTTTCTGAACATGGATTTATTCGTGAAATCTATAAAGATTCTTCGATTACGAGTCTACAAAAGGCTGCTCAGAAACAAGTGGAAGCGATTCGCTCGGTGTGGAACCCTGATCGATTGAACATTGTCGTTTATCACGGCTATGTGACTGCTGATTCTTTAGAAGATGAAAGAGGCGGCCTCATCTATTCGGATTCTGAACGTCCGTTGAGTATTGGAATGACAGAGTATGTCCCTTTAGAGGTTTTTGAAGGTTTTGATTACGTCGCTTTAGGTCATCTTCATGGCGGACAGAAAGTGAAATCAGATCGGGTGAGATACAGTGGCTCTCCTCTGAAGTATTCGAAGTCAGAAGCTAATCACCATAAGCATTATTTGGAAATTGATTTGACCAAAACAGCTATCAATGTCAAGAAATGTCCGATTCAACCGATACATGATTTAAGAGTCTATGCAACAACTTTTGAGGAAGCCATGAGGCATAAGAGTGAAGACTATGTGTATTTTGAGTTGGAAGATGCCCATCCGATTCATGAGGGAATGAATCGATTACGGGAAAATTATCCTCATGTGATGAGTTTAGAATATCCTTCTCTCTATCAAGAGGAAAAGTTGCAGGAAGTGACTCGATATTTACAAGTGGAAAAGGTGATGAAAACGCCTTTAGAAACTTTTGATAGCTTTTATCAAGAGGTCCTCGGGCAAGAGATCACCGTAAAACAATGGGAATATGTCAAAAAAGCTTGGGAAGAAGCCGAAGAGAGTGAGGGAGAGTCATGCGACTAG
- a CDS encoding PTS sugar transporter subunit IIA translates to MFEFLKRKKEEPKKVNVRAFVEGDFVPLEEVSDPVFAQKMLGDGFALEPTDGRVKAPIAGRVNTVFPTKHAIGITTDDGIEVLLHLGFDTVNLEGKPFSSNVKEGDRVEVGDLLSTMDVEMIRQSEEASTTCALVFTNGQDKIANLDYEASGHVQVSDIVCTVTLK, encoded by the coding sequence ATGTTTGAATTCTTAAAGAGAAAGAAAGAAGAACCTAAAAAAGTGAACGTAAGAGCTTTTGTTGAGGGAGATTTTGTTCCACTAGAAGAAGTTAGCGACCCTGTCTTTGCTCAAAAAATGTTAGGAGATGGTTTTGCCTTAGAACCAACGGATGGCAGAGTAAAAGCCCCTATAGCTGGCAGAGTGAATACTGTTTTCCCAACTAAGCATGCCATTGGAATTACAACAGATGACGGAATAGAAGTCCTCCTTCATTTAGGGTTTGATACGGTAAACCTTGAAGGAAAACCATTCTCTTCCAATGTAAAAGAAGGCGATCGTGTAGAAGTGGGAGACTTACTATCCACAATGGATGTGGAAATGATTCGTCAGTCAGAAGAAGCTTCAACGACCTGCGCTTTAGTTTTTACGAATGGCCAAGATAAAATAGCTAACTTAGATTATGAAGCATCTGGGCATGTTCAAGTTAGTGATATTGTTTGTACGGTGACTTTGAAATAA
- the gltX gene encoding glutamate--tRNA ligase — translation MSDKIRVRYAPSPTGYLHIGNARTALFNYLFARHVGGDFIIRIEDTDQKRNVKDGEKSQLENLKWLGLDWDESPENPGQYGPYRQSERNDIYRKYIDQLIESGAAYYAFDTPEELAAEREEQKANGQTPGYSGKWRDRTPEEIDQARKEGRPETVRFRIPDNSTYTFEDMVKGTITIHGEDVGGDFVILKNDGIPTYNFAVVIDDHLMEITHVLRGDDHIANTPKQMMIYDAFGWKHPHFGHMSLITNSETGKKLSKRDGSILQFIEQYRDLGYLPEAMFNFITLLGWSPKGEEEIFSPKEFIEMFDPNRLSRSPAAFDNKKLQWINNRYMKKATEEEVAQLALPQLQAAGRISKEAGQKELEWTKKLISLYKDEMSYAHEIVDLSELFFKDHVTFDERGQEILHEETAVTVLEDFQSKLDAIVPFEEKQVMAAIKQVQKDTGIKGKNLYMPLRVATSGSEHGPSIGLMMEVLGIDKVKNHLQEALDFIKK, via the coding sequence ATGTCAGATAAGATTAGAGTGCGTTATGCGCCAAGTCCAACGGGATATTTACATATTGGAAATGCACGAACGGCTCTCTTTAATTATTTATTTGCTCGTCACGTGGGTGGAGACTTCATTATTCGAATTGAAGATACTGACCAAAAAAGGAATGTTAAAGACGGTGAAAAAAGTCAATTAGAAAACTTGAAATGGTTAGGATTGGATTGGGATGAATCTCCTGAAAATCCAGGACAATATGGGCCTTACCGCCAATCTGAACGTAATGACATCTATAGAAAATACATTGATCAATTGATCGAATCAGGCGCCGCTTACTATGCTTTTGACACGCCAGAAGAATTAGCAGCAGAACGCGAAGAACAAAAAGCAAACGGCCAAACCCCTGGTTACTCTGGTAAATGGCGGGACCGTACGCCAGAAGAAATTGATCAAGCAAGAAAGGAAGGTCGTCCAGAAACAGTACGCTTCCGTATTCCGGACAACTCTACCTATACTTTTGAAGATATGGTAAAAGGAACCATTACTATTCACGGAGAAGATGTTGGTGGCGACTTCGTTATTTTGAAGAATGATGGGATTCCTACCTATAATTTTGCCGTTGTTATTGATGACCATTTAATGGAGATCACACATGTTTTACGTGGGGATGATCACATTGCCAATACGCCTAAACAAATGATGATTTATGATGCGTTTGGTTGGAAACATCCACACTTTGGCCATATGAGTTTGATTACAAATTCAGAAACAGGTAAGAAATTATCGAAACGTGATGGATCAATTCTTCAATTCATTGAACAATACCGGGACTTAGGTTACTTACCAGAAGCTATGTTTAATTTTATTACTTTATTGGGCTGGTCACCAAAAGGGGAAGAAGAAATCTTCTCACCTAAAGAATTTATTGAAATGTTTGACCCGAATCGCTTGAGCCGTTCTCCTGCTGCATTTGATAACAAGAAATTACAATGGATCAATAACCGTTACATGAAGAAGGCCACAGAAGAAGAAGTTGCCCAATTAGCTCTTCCTCAACTTCAAGCCGCTGGACGGATCAGCAAAGAAGCCGGTCAAAAAGAATTAGAGTGGACAAAGAAATTGATTTCCCTTTACAAGGACGAAATGAGTTATGCTCATGAAATCGTTGATTTATCAGAGCTCTTCTTCAAAGATCATGTAACTTTTGATGAGAGAGGACAAGAAATTCTTCATGAAGAAACCGCAGTGACTGTTCTTGAAGATTTCCAAAGTAAGTTAGATGCCATTGTACCGTTTGAAGAAAAACAAGTGATGGCTGCCATTAAGCAAGTTCAAAAAGATACCGGTATTAAAGGAAAGAATCTCTACATGCCTCTTCGTGTAGCAACTTCCGGTTCTGAACATGGGCCTTCGATTGGCTTGATGATGGAAGTTTTAGGCATCGATAAAGTTAAAAACCATTTACAAGAAGCCTTGGATTTCATTAAAAAATAG